Within the Rosa rugosa chromosome 2, drRosRugo1.1, whole genome shotgun sequence genome, the region CGCCGGCGCCACCGCCGTCCATGTTGGCCGGCATCCTCccactcccctccatcaaaacgaaaatgatattttgatgggttttgctgatgcagggtacctctttGACCCTCAAAAAGGTCGCTCctaaacgggttatgtctttaccatgggaagcactgcgatatcttagaggtctacaaaacagacccttgttgctacttcctcgaatcatgcagagattattgctctacatgaagccgtgcatgaatgtatatggctaaggtctgtaattagacacattcaaggaagttgtggtttgaagtctaccacggatgaacctacatgcatttatgaggataatgcagcttgtattgaacaaatgaagttaggtttcatcaagggcgacaacaccaagcatatatcacctaagttcttctataatcagcaacaacaatcacttctaaagattgaagtgaatcaaatccgatcagaggataatgtagcggacttattcactaagtcgttacctaaatccaccttcgagaaacatgtgaagagcatcggattgagaaagttatccgaactcccattactgtaacaatcagggggagatatcgacatcagggggagttatgatgtctacatgttcgatctcgaagagtagaggacgtgttgtactctttttctcctcctcgagcgtatttttgtcccacagggtttttcactcgagcaaggtttttaacgaggcaacggatgaagtgtcatcaccaagtttgagcggcacaagggggagtgttgaaggaaaatcagttttgtgtgtgcctaatcaaactaggagtagtaataggagagaaggttctagaattcctagttctACATGGATTAagtttccttgtaacattagaacatgtactttgtaatccctatatatagggctcctattctcaataatgatatacaattctctcttcaatctctctcgaattctcttttacttaaacactcttAACATTTTTCCAGAACCTGAAAACAAACTAGAGCTCCTTTTTTCAATCTCCAACCACCATTTTTCTGAGGAATATATTGAAAAGCTAGCTCAAGCTGTGGTTGGTTTGCTGTATAAAGATGAGCTCCTTGTTTCTTAAGAACAGAAGCTGTTAGAATGTGATTAGTACTGAATTTGCTATTAGAATGAGCCCTTTTGTGATAGAAATACCAGCTTAGGATGGTTGTTGTATGCAAAAAGCTGAAAGCTTTCAACACTTTGATAATCCAATCTGCATCAGCCAGCTTTTATTTGTTCGACATTTTTAAACTAGCAATCATACTATCTCGTTGTACGTTCGTGCACTTTTCGTTCTTTGTGAgatttatgtatttatttttgtttggctACTATTCATTGCAGAGGAGACTAGAAAAGGAATTGGCTCTCTTTGGTGGAGCTCCCCCAGCTGCTGAGGGAGAAGCTAACGAGAATGATGAGGGAGATGTGATCCAGGGGGAAGATGAAGAAAGTGAGCCAGACGCACCAATTTCTGGTATTTTCAAAAACATTATAATGCAAacacgaattttttttttttttttgtcagtacTTGAAGCTCATGGCTGACTATCTTGGTTACTCTAGTGCTGCTAAACCTTGTTGCCTATCACTGTAGTCTTAATTATTTGGTTGTTGGTTTCTGGGCTAGTAAATCTCAATAATAATAGACACTGGAACTGAGAAAGTATATGAATTGAAATGCACCTATCTTGGTTACTCTAGTGCTGCTAAACCTTGTTGCCTATCACTGTAGTCTTAATTATTTGGTTGTTGGTTTCTGGGCTAGTAAATCTCAATAATAATAGACACTGGAACTGAGAAAGTATATGAATTGAAATGCACTTTAATCACATCCTTGTTATTGAACAGATTATTTGATCATATTGTGGCTAGATATGAGTTGCATATGCTTTTGTATAAAGCATTAGTGAAGTAATAGATTTTCCTTCCATAGTTGGGGAAGATGCAAAAGTTTCGATACTACTGATGGCAAAAAGACTTAATCCCCTTTAAATGCTCTAGcttaaacaaacataaaaataagAGTCATAACAATGCCCTTTTGCATCTGTGCCATGAACTTAATTGTTTCTACCTTCTGGTTTTGTATGtttagatttggattttggtaTATCATACCGATTCATTTTATGCTCCTCAATATGCATTGGAGTTGACCTATTTCATGTGTTCAAATGTACAACAACTTATGACAATGGAGACATAAAAGTCACAGTGACAACAAGCGAGATCTCTCAGGAAGAGGAAATACATCCAGTTAGAAAGACAGTGGCTGTAGTGCCCGAAACAGTTGGAGCTAATAAAAAGAATAGTGTTCTTGTGAGCAAAAAGAAACCATTTAAAAAAGTTGGAAAGCGCAAATCAGGGCCAAAGATGCAAAAGAAAACAgataaaaggaaaggaaaggaaaataacTCGAAGAGGCTTACTCTACCCTTAGCCAGTTCTTTGAAGTTTTAGGATCTACCATGTGTCCATGTGTCCTTGCTTTGGAGATCTATGAAGTACATGAGTTCAGCTGACCAGAACtttcatttggatttcatttttgGTTTAACTTTGAACAATTTATGAGCATGTGGAACTGGCTTTTAAGTAAGATCATGCTTCAGATGTATACTAAAATTATCTGTACTTGACTCTTGAATGAAATCAATTCAGTGTTACATTGTTCTGCATAATCATATCCAAGAACTTTTGCGCATGTTGTGGCATCTTGCCGTTTTTGCTTGTGTAGTGGCAACTTTGTTAAAGACTTAAAAAGTGTAGTTACCCTTCTATTGTAAAAAGTTCGTTTGTCACCCAGTATTAAGGTTCAAATTTACTATATACGAAAGTTAAGTTTCACTGTGTCACTGTTCCTAAGGCAACAGTAGGAAACAGTGCCTGGGGTCAGAAAAGACCGTTCTGCCCTCCTTTTTAGATTTTTTGTTCTGCTATGTATCGATAAAAAAGGAGCAACAGAGAGAGAGTTGTGAGCAGCAAGAACAGTGTTGACGACCATAGCTTCCAAACCAAAGCCGACCCAGACGAGCACAAAGCCACCATCTTTGCTGCAGAACCAAGGTTAGCAATTGAATTTTCAGGATATTGACTCTTCAAGATGATCGGTTTTAGCTCTCGATAAAAACTGTTTTTGTTGAACACAGTCGTGAAGATTGACCTGGGATTGACGACGAAGAGACTCTTTGGTTTATCATGAACTTGACTTGGTTTGTTTAAATCTCGGACTATCTACTCCTCCTCTGCAAATCAGCTCAGGTTTCTGTTCTCTATCTTTTGTCTTTCTTCTGTGTTTTTACTGATTACCAAACACTGTGGTGAGAGGACAATGAGTATATacaatgatgtttgtatttTGACCATACTAGGACATTGGATGAAAATTTGTAGTTCATTGCTGGCGCATTGTTTTGATAGTAGGTTGGAATTGTTCCAAGTTCATTGACGTTGGGCAATTTGTGCAACGTCATCATTTCCATTCGGCTGTAGGTGAATTTGATGTGTTTTACATTTGTTTGCTTTGTCTATGTTATTTGTAGTCCTCTGTCTAAGTTGCTTAGTCTATGCTTACTGTTTGCTTTGTCTATGTTATTTGTGTTTCACATTATGGAATTGTTATTTGATAGTGGGTTGGAAGAGGTTGTTGTTGATTGTTTTGATACTATGATCATTGTTTTGGAGTCATTAGTTTTGTTTGATGACGTTGTTTACGATGATTGGTATAGTAAACTACTGGGTGTCATTGATTGcagtttttgtttatatttttctgaatttttgctctttttaatttttgggcAATGAAATTTGTGTTCTTCAGTCCAGAGAAAGAGGCGAGATAAAAGAAAGGGAGAAGagaaaggggaagaagaaaatgagaagAGACAGACCGGAAGCTCTTGACTAAAACAACACAAGTGGAAGGTATTTGTGGTTTTGTGagaatttgatttgaaattttttctgGGTTGTATATTTGATTGGTCAATGATTAGATGCTTGAAAACTGAATACTTGGATATTGGGTTGTTATTGATTTTGTTTGCAGGTTTTGCTTGTTGTTATTGTTATTGTGTTTCACTTTATGAGTATTGTTGTTTTCAGTTTTCCATTATTGAAAAGATTGAGGCTGAGTAACTTAAAGCTAAAAATGAAACGTTGAGAGAGAGCTAAAAGAAAAGCCGAGTGCGAACCCTCCGGCGGCACGCCCCAGTGGCGGCGTCGTCGGACTGGTTGAAGGGGACTTAGTGTCCGGTGTTAGTTGTCTGTGGAATAAACCCAACAGGAGTGGTGGCTGTGTGGTGTCTTCGCTCTCCAGAACGCAATCTGGTCTTACCGGGGACGAACGATGCAGGCTTGGCGGCTTGTGGATGGAGGTGGGGTCGTTCGCCCCACAAGAGGGAGATGGACAGCGGGAGGCGACGTCGTCTGGTGGTGCGAGGATGGGATCTGCGGGAATCAGATCAGATCGGAGTGTTTCGATTTGGTCTGATTTGATTCGAGCCGTCTGGTGGAGAGGGTTGGCTTGGGGCGGTGGTGATGCCTGCTGGCGTGTTGGGGAGGACGGAATGAGGGAGGGGCGACTTGAATCTGTTTGGTGCAGTGGGGTGGCAGTCGATGGTCCGACGTCGTGGCTCCGACTTGGGGGACGGGGGCGCGGTGCTTGCAGTCAACTACTTTCTTTGATTGGGCTAagtggattttgggtctggacTAGGGATCTGGGCCCAATTTCCCTTTTTTATTGCTTTTTGTTACCATTAGTTAATTGTGGCTATATGCCGGCAATAAGTTCCTCCCATTTTagggtagggcgacgtgggcgttgtcccggtatgcacactctgtgtgccttgtctggcctagcgaggcggcgagctatttgcttgatcaaatggacgcaacctcctagtggcaggatgaaattgagtgccTCCAGATTTATTTCTGTGCgacaacatagtgggaaagctgtgctatttgtaatgatgcttcttcgttatagagttatctttccgatatgtcaccgctttgtcaaagcaaatagagtagccattcgttcactctttgctaattggtgcttgttagaatacatagattatGTGGAAAgtcctggtattatttcaggatgttctctttatgcttattgtaatctggggttcaggctctacgtcctcCCCTTGTAttatgcaatttcattaatcaaggcttgagggcagccgcaccagccccatttcaaaaaaaaaaaaaaaaaaaaaaagattgaggcTGAGTTAGTGTGGTGTTTCCAGTCAAAAACATAATTGTATCCTGCAAGTAGTTTCACAGTTGTTGACAATCGTTATCTACTCATCGGATTATGGCTCTTTCATGGAATTGTTTAGTTGGTTTTCTCGATTTGTGGATTCTGCAACTGATTTGCTTAATATCGGTAAAACAGTAAGCTTAGAAGTAATGTGGGGAAATTCCTCTTAGAGATCTGTAAAACAGTAAGCTTAGAATTTTCGCATGATCTCATCAATATTAGACAACTTTGA harbors:
- the LOC133731369 gene encoding uncharacterized protein LOC133731369, producing MVVRRLEKELALFGGAPPAAEGEANENDEGDVIQGEDEESEPDAPISGTTTYDNGDIKVTVTTSEISQEEEIHPVRKTVAVVPETVGANKKNSVLVSKKKPFKKVGKRKSGPKMQKKTDKRKGKENNSKRLTLPLASSLKF